Genomic segment of Thermococcus sp.:
GAAGGGAGTTCTAGTTAAAGTTGGGGAACTGGAAAAGGCTCTGGCTGTTCTTGAGAAGGGTGGTTACACATTAAAGCTCTCCAAGGGTTACATACTCGTCGAAAACGCCGAACCCTCCGAGGTTAACGAACTTCTGGTCGGAGAGGGAGTAGCCGTTGAGGAGATAAAGCGCAACGAGCTGTCGCTGGAGGAGGTGTATTCGATGATTTATGATAATTAACGTGTTTCTATTTCACGACTTTCCTTGCCTCTTCCTCTACAAAACTTTCTATTTCCTCAAGAAACTTAGTATAGCTTATAAAATCCAAACCATACTTAGAAAATATTTCATACTTTTTTACATGTTTATCGTTTACGACAAGAAGGGACTCCGTCAGGAGTGCTGATGCCACGACTATTAAATCTGAAAAGTTTGGAGCAATGCCTTTTTGCACAAGGGCACCGCCTAGTTCTGCCATTTTTTTCATGAGATCATCTGATGTCTCTACTATGTTAAAAACTTCCCTGAGTATCTTTAGTTCTTCTTCAATATCTTTCCCTAGTGCAATTTTTGTTATAAGATACGAGCTTACAGCAGGAACTGGTAAGTACACTTGGAATTCTGCTAAAATAAACTCTAGTATCTCTTTGTTTTGCTTTCGCGTTAGTTTTAGGAAAGATATGGGGTCGAGTGCTATTTTCTCTGGGAGCATTCTCAAACTAAACCCTCCCCCACAATTACTCTGAGTCTTCAAGTAGTGATATTATCATGTCGGCTTTGTCATCGTCGACAACGATCTTCTCAGCCTTTAAGTCAAGTTCAACCGAATGCCAAACCTCTATGAGTTTTTTCAAAACTTCTGTGTATGATTTCGCATCAAGCTTGGCTTTGAGCTGTTTTATAGCTTTCCAAGTTTCCTCGTCAACGGCTATGGTTTTCATTGTTATCCCCCCTGCCCAACTTTAAACTCTTCGGCAAGTCCTTTTGTTGTTTCCCCGAATATTATCTTTTTGAAAATTTCCACACTTCTCTTTCTCGGTTTTCTTTCTTTTGTTATTAAGTTTACCTCATAAAGGCCAAAACGCATTCTGAATCCAAGGGGCCACTCGTAGTTGTCCGTTAAGGCCCAGTGGAGATATCCTTTGACTTCATGTCCTTCCTCAAGGGCCTTTTCAACCATGGCTAGGTGAGAGGCAATATAATATGGTCTCAACACGTCCTTGGAGTCAGCTACCCCGTTTTCAGTGATGTAGAGTGGAAGTCCATATCTCTCGGCCTCAACAATGGAATCGTATATTCCTTCGGGATAGATTTCCCATCCTATATCGCTTACGGGCCTTCCGGATTTAGAGGACATGCCCGGTCTACATGCATATCCGTACCCAGGAACTCCTTTGAAGGAGATTAAAGGGAGCATTGGAAATTTTGGATCTTGCCATTTAACGACTTCCCTCGTGTAGTAGTTTATTCCAATCCAGTCGTTGCCCTTTAAGTACGGCAATTTAACAAAGGTTTCCCCATCGAATTCTATGTTCAGTTTTCCCCAGGTTATTGCTTCTAGGAAGAGTCTACTGTGAAAGAAGTTATCGTTCTCTGCTGCTTCAACGTCTTTTTTATCTTTGGGATTTTCTGGATATGCAACTCCAATATTGTTGTATATTATACCAACATCGGCTTTTTCTTTTGAATCTTTGTCGGCTTTTTTCCTGTCGAATTTTTTTATCATTTTATACCCTAGGACATGAGCATTAATCATGTTCAGTATCGCTAGCTTAACAGCTTCTGGGTTCATAACCCCTGGGGGAAAACCGGAATATGGTGCAAGATAACCCAACTCAACGACAACCATCGGCTCGTTGAAGGTGCTCCACATATCAACTATATCTCCAAATTTATACGCTATATATGCAGCAAATTTTGCAAACTCGATTACAGATCTTTTATTTACCCACCCATTTCTATTGTTTGTCAATGCCTTTTCTCTTGCAGTTATTGGGTCATGAAGCCAATAGGGCAATGTAAAATGATTAAGGTTTACAATGACTTTAAACCCTTTTTCTCGGAGGCTTGTAATGACTTTTCTGTAGTAGAAAACTTCCCTCTGGTTTGCAATTTCATCAAGTTCTCTTAGAGTTTCTTTACTTATTTTAATGTCCTTTATCAAATCATAGGAGGTGTCCATGGAGTATTCGGTATCAATGTGTGTAGTTGGCCAGGGAAATATCCTGCTCCATTCGATCCCTATTCGATAAGTGTTGAGACCCATGTTTTTTGCAATCTCATGGTCAGTTTCATAGAGTTCATAATTATTGATACCCTCTTCTGGTAGATCACCACTAACGAGCCCCTTTTCAATGTTTATCTTGTCTCTAACCCAGTGCCACCAGTCAGTATTAGCGTCTATATGCCTTCTATATTTGTCTCCCATCTCAAACTGAAATCCAGATTGAGAAACACCCCAATAAAAGTCTTCTGGAAACATGAAGTCTACCTCCGGACGTTTTCACATGTTATAAAAATGATCCAATCTTTATAAATATTTCTTAACTTTATAAAAATTGGGTCCTTGATTATAAAATATAGCAAAACTTATAAATAATGTTACCTGATTATATTACGCTGATGCACATCTTGGAGGTGCAACGTATGAAAAAACCACTAGTGGCCATAATTGTTGTGATGTTTGCTTTAAGCATTTTTGGCCAACCCCATGAAGTTGTTGCACAAACCCAGCTTCCACGCGATGAAACACTTTACGTTGGGGGAGGTTTATGGAGTCAACCAAATAACTTTAATCCAACTGTAAGCTGGGCAGCTGTAACGGGAACTATAGGTTTGATCTACGAAACGCTTTTCCTATACGATCCACTCAAGGATCAGCTTGAACCGTGGCTTGCCGAAAGCGGTAAGTGGATATCCAATAACACCTATCGGGTAGTCCTTAAGAAAGGACTAACTTGGCAAGATGGGAAGCCTTTAACAGCGGAAGATGTAAAATTTACCTTTGACTATGCTAAAGAGCACAAAGGTCTTAGTTATTCTTCCATATGGGGATGGCTGAAGGAGGTAAAAGTCGTTGATAATAGAACAGTAGATTTCATTTTTAGCGAGCCCCACTATGAGGAGTGGAAGTATTGGATTTATAATGTTGCAATTATTCCTGAGCACATCTGGAAGAACATTGACAAACCAGAAAGCTTTGCAAATACTGAAAATCCTATTGGATCAGGTATGTACAAGCTCTATAAGACTGATCAGATGAGATTTATCTTAGTAAGAAATGACAACTGGTGGGGAATAAAGTACTATGGAAAGCCCGCTCCAAAATACATAGTGTATGTTATAGTCTATAGCAACAACCTTGCTCTCTCAATGCTCGTCAAGGGTGACCTTGACTGGAGTAACTTCTTTATTCCGGGAATCCCTGATGTAAAGTCTAAGTATGGGATAGTGACATGGTTTGATAAACCTCCGTACCACCTCCCAATAAACACTGCATTTCTGTTCCTGAACAACCAGAAAACCCCACTTAACAACCCAGAGTTTAGGCGTGCCATTGCATATGCAATAAACCCCGAGGAAATAGCGGCAAGGGCTTCACAGAATCAAGTCAAACCTGCTAACCCCACAGGTCTTCTGATAGACTACCCTGTCTTTAAGAAGATATACTATCCTGAAGCTGTTAAGGAGTATGGGTTCAGTTACAATCCTGAAGAAGCCAAGAAGATACTTGACAAGCTGGGATACAAGGACATAAACGGCGACGGCTACAGAGAAACTCCTGACGGAAAACCTCTTAGGTTCACTATTGAAGTTCCCTACGGGTGGACGGACTGGATGGAAATGGCCAGAATCATAAGCGAGAACCTACAAATGGTAGGCATTAGAGTTGATCCGAAGTTCCCAGATTATGGTAAGTATTGGGACGATATAACGAAAGGTGAATTTGACATGGCCATAAACAACTTTGGAAGCCAAGTGTACGCTACACCCTGGCAGTGGTTCAATTGGGTTCTTGATCCAAACGTTGCTCCAATTGGAAAGGCAACATACTCTGGAAACTGGGGTCGTTACAAAAATGAACGCGTCACTGAGCTTTTGAGACTTATAAATACCGAACGTGATGAGAACAAGAAGATCCAATATTATCACGAGCTACAGGTAATATTCCTCAAGGACCTGCCGTACATACCTCTTATTTATAACGGTGCATGGTTTGAGGCTAGTCCTCAGTACTGGACCAACTGGCCTACCGAGCATAACCCATACGCGTTGCCAATAACTTGGCAGAACTACTGGCAGATGGGTGGTCTTAAGGTACTCCTCAACATAAAGCCCGCCACGAGTACTTCGACATCATCTACTCCCGCAACTTCATCTCAGTCTCCTGTACCTTCGACTTCAGCGTCATCTTCATCTACCACGACACAACCAACTTCAACGACGAGCACTGGCGGTACCAAAATCTGTGGACCAGCCTTACTTGTTGGACTTGCCATTGTGCCATTGCTCCTGAGAAAACGCAGAAAATGACTTTCTTTTTCCTCCTTTTTGATATCCTGGAGGGGACATGATGTCCGGAATAAAGAGATATCTCCTTAGGAAGACAATCATATACATACTTACGTTTTTCTTTGCGGTTACAATAGACTTTATAATCCCCAGAGCCATGCCAGGAGATCCAATAGCTGTTCTTCTCTCAAGGTTTGCCACACTCCCCGAGGCAGCAAAGTATCTTCACAGTTATTTCATGCAGGCATTTGGATTAAACAAACCCCTATGGGAACAATATCTCTCTTTCTGGAACGCTGTCCTCCATGGGGATCTTGGTGTGAGCATATACTACTATCCCAAGCCTGTTGCTGAAATCTTAAAGGAGGCCCTTCCATATGATATTGCCCTTCTCTTCCCGGCTCTTGTAGCGAGTTGGTTCGTTGGTAACTGGTTAGGAGCTCTTGCCGGTAAAAATAGGAAACTCGATACTTATTTAATGCCTGTATTCTATTTTCTTCAGGCCTCACCTTACTTCTGGCTTGCTATATTACTTTCGTATGTGTTCACTTTCAAGCTTGGATGGTTCCCAATTTCGGGAGCTTACAGTTATGGAATAATTCCCTCCTTAAGCTGGGAATTTATAAAAGACTATCTCTATCACTGGATTCTACCCTTTTTGAGTCTTTTCATGGTTCAACTCGGGGGATGGGCCATAGGAATGCGTAACATGATAATATATGAAATTGAGGCTGACTATGTAAGGTATCTTGAAGCACTGGGCGCAAGTGAAAAAACCCTGATGAAACATGCCTTTAAGAACGCAATGCTTCCTCAGGTTACAGGCCTGGCAATTCAACTTGGTCTTCTTGTTGCTGGAAACGTTACTGTTCAGATTGTATTTTCGTACCCTGGAATTGGATACGTTCTTATGCAGGGCATTATGAATCAGGACTACTTCTTAATTCAAGGAGCGTTTTTAGTAATAATTCTCACGGTTCTTGTTGCGAACTTTGTAATAGATCTTCTCTATGCCCTTATAGATCCAAGGGTAAGAACAAGCTATACGGAGGAGGGAACCTGAATGTCCATGCGAGAGACATTCAGAATAGCTCTGAAGAACCCCAAATTCAAGATTGGGATTACAATAGTCTTCATAATGGCTCTGATAGCACTCGTTGGACCTCTCTTAACCCCTTTTGACAACATGGGATACTATCCTATAAAGTTTGGAAACACAACGTTTTCGAAGCCGACAACACCCTCACTACCCCCAATGTCAAAGGACGTCGTTTATGGTCCGGAGGGTATAGTTAACGTCACGCACTACCTAGGTACTGATAGCTTTGGAAGAGATATATATGCCCAGTTAACATATGGAATGAGATCCTCTTTTCTAGTCGGTATTACTGCGGGTGGTCTTGCTACTATTTTGGGATTGCTGATAGGTTTTATAGCCGGCTACAAAGGTGGTTGGACAGATGAAATTCTCATGATGATTACGAACATAATGCTTGTAATACCAACAATGGCACTCCTCATCATAATAGCGGCTTATCTTCCTTACCGTGGAGTCGCTATCGAGAGTATAATAATAGGTCTAACTGCATGGCCTTGGACAGCAAGAGCTGTGAGAGCTCAGACACTTTCTTTAAAAAACCGAGAATTCGTTCATCTTGCCCGACTCTCAGGGCTTAGTGATTTTAAAATAATTTTCACTCAGATAATGCCCAATATTATTTCCTATGTCTTTATGGTTTTCATTCTTCAATTCGGTGGCGCTATTCTTGCTGCCGTTGGTCTAGACTTCATAGGGCTTGGACCTACCAAGGGTATGTCTCTTGGGATAATGCTTCAGCAGGCTGTTCTCTGGAATGCAATAACCCTTGGCTACTGGTGGTGGGCTATTCCTCCAGGGCTTGTAATTGCGATCTTAATAACAGGCCTTTATTTCATAAACACTGGACTCGATGAAGTCTTTAATCCGCGTCTTAGGAGGGAATGATATGGCAATGCTCACCGTTGAAGATCTAAAAATTTACTACTCAACACCCATTGGTCATGTAAAAGCCGTTGATGGAGTATCATTCGAAGTTAAAAAAGGGGAGGTCTTTGGGATAGCCGGTGAAAGCGGTTGTGGTAAATCAACACTCGTTCATTCGCTAATTCTCAGAAAACCTCCTATGATCCATATAGGAGGAAAGGCTCTATTCAAAGGGCGGGATTTAATGACTATGGACCTAAAAGAATCCAAGAAAATCCGCTATACTGAACTCTCAATAATTCCCCAATATGCTATGAATGCATTAAATCCAACCAAGAAAATCCGAGACATAGTTTGGGATTTGGCAAGGGAGCATGGTTATAACAATAGGAAAGAAATAGAAAATATTCTTCGTGAGAGACTGGAGATGGTAAAGCTTTCGTCTAAAGTCGCCAACATGTATCCGGTTGAGTTGAGTGGTGGGATGAGACAGAGGGCAACAATGGTAGTCTCGACACTCTTGAACCCGGATCTTTTGATCGCTGACGAAGTAACCTCTGCCTTAGACGTTACCACTCAGAGGGTCGTAATAGAACTTCTCCATCATTTCATGGAAGAAGGGATAGTCAAGTCAATAATATTTGTTACACATGATTTGGCCCTACTAGATAAGATTGCTGACAGGATAATGATAATGTACGCTGGAAAAGTAGTTGAGATTGGTCCAACGGAGGAAGTTATCAACGAGCCGGCACATCCATACACTCAGCTCCTACTCAGTGCACTTCCTAGGCTGGGAATTCAGTATAAAAAGCAGAAGCTTAGAGGAATTCCTGGCTATCCAATAAGTCTTCTCAATCCTCCTAAGGGATGTCGCTTTTATACACGCTGTCCCCACGCCTTCGAAAAGTGTCCCCATGTTGAACCTGAACTCATAGAAGTTGGAAGAGATCATTATGCTTCCTGTCACCTTCTTGGAGGTGGAAATCAATGAAAGAACTCCTTAAGGTTGAGCATTTAACCAAAATCTTTACTTCCGGACTAATTGGAGGATTCGAAATAAGGGCCGTTGACGACGTTAGCTTCAGCATACGGGAAGGAGAGATTGTCTCTCTCGTTGGTGAGAGTGGTAGTGGGAAAACAACTGTAGGCAAACTTATTCTCCGTCTGCTCATGCCAACATCTGGAAAGCTTCTTTTTGAAGGTAGAGATGTCATTAAGATGAAGAAAAAAGAGCTTAAACAATACTACTATCGCCGAGTTCAGGCTGTTTTTCAGGATCCATTCGCGAGCTTTAATCCCCTTCATACTATCGATAAAGTGTTTGATTTTGTGTTCGATTCTTACTTTCCAGAGCTGGATAAAAATGAAAGAGACGAAATGATAGACAAGGCTCTGCTCCAGGTTGGTCTGAATCCTGATCAAATTAGAGGAAAGTTTCCCCATCAGCTAAGCGGTGGTCAGTTGCAGAGAATTCTAATCGCAAGGGCCCTTCTTTTAAAACCCAAATTGCTCATCGCAGATGAAATTGTCTCAATGCTGGATGCATCAACGAGAATTGACGTGTTGAACCTTGTAGGGGACTTCAGAGACAAGTATGGGACATCAGTTCTTTTTGTAACTCATGATTTAGCTCTGGGCTACTACATCAGCGATACCACCATTATCATGTATCGCGGAACAATAGTTGAAATGGGTAATACTGAGAAGGTTTTTCATAATCCACTTCATCCGTACACCCAAATGCTCCTTGAAAGTGTTCCCGATTTGAACGTTAAGTGGGAATTTAAAGGCATTGAACCAGAAAAAGAAGAAGAGTCTGTTTATTCTATCCATGGATGCAGGTATGCTCCTCGCTGTCATAGGGCAACTGAGAAATGTTTTAGAGTTCGGCCTGAGCTCCGTGAAGTTGAAAAGCATCACTGGGTTGCATGTCATCTCTATGAGTGACACTTTGTTTCTTAGCTTTCCGCAATTCTATTTCTTGTCTGAGCTTCCAATTATTCGATAATCATAAAGAATGTGAGAGTTTACTTAGTACACTAACGAGAGACCCGAAAAGCTGAGAAGCAAGGTGTAACATAGTGCCATATCTAGTTGCTAGAAAATGTAATCAATACTCAGAAAAGAGCTGAGAGTGCACGTTACAAACACGTAATCTCAGAGGAATAGTAATTTCCCCAAACAAAACAGGTATTCCCATAAATAAAAATTCATTATCCAGTAGGTATCTGGACCTTTTTGCTGGCTTTCGTAATGGTTTCCATTTACTTCTTGCTTACAGGAGAGTGTTGATAAACAATGGCTCCTTTTGAGAGGAATATGAACATTAACCCGGCTATTATAAAGAAGGCAAAGCTAACTGCATAGGGTAGCGTCGCGTGAAGGCTCGCCAGTGCTCCAGCAATGAAAGGCGCGAAGAGTCCTATGACCTTCCTGTAGCTTGATATCGCTGAGTGGAACTCGCTGGCCTTCTCCTTCGGAATCAGCTTGAACATCCATGAACGGTAGAAGGGGAACCAGAAAGTGTTACCGAAGTCGCCGAGCGCATAGACTGCGAGAACTATCCAGAGGGGAGGTGCTAGAGCCATGATTAAAGCGTAGATAGCGTTTAGAAGCATGCCGAAGGCTATTGCATTAAACCCTTTCTCCTTTGGAACGCGCTCGCTGGCGTAGGTGCCGATGATTGAGGCAATACTGCTCGCTACTGCCACGAGAGTTACCTCGAACACAGTTTTGTGAAGCACGAATATGACGTAGTTGATTAGAACTATCTCGGGGGCTAACTCCCAGGCGAGCGTGAGCAAAGCCTCGAACGCCAGGAGAACCTTAAACTCGCCGACCCTGAAAGTGAAGCCCTTGGGCGTTATCCTCTCTTCTCTGCCAACTGAGGGCAAGAAGCGCCAGATGTATGTCACGGTTACCGCTGAAAAGAGCCCGAAGAGAATAAAGGCCCAGCGGTAGCTCCCGGGGCCGGGGTAAACGTAGCCGAGAATGTAACCCATGATGGGAAAAGTGAGAAGCCTTGAAATTTCCGGCAGGCGGAGATGCCAGGCGAAAATTTCCTCGTACCAGATAGATTATCTGCTCGTAGGTCCGGTAGAGCGAGTAGAGCATCGTCGAGAGCTTTTCTATTGTTCTCCCTGTGAAAAGCAGAACCGGAGCTACGGTCCCCTTTGCTAGGCCATACAGAATGTAGGTGACCCCATCGAGGACGTCAATCGCGATGAGGCCCTTCTTTATGTCCCACTGATTAAAGAGCCTGCCGAAGAGATAAGTCAGGGGGATTGAGATGACGTTGACCGCTGTGAAGAACGCTCCAACTTCGAGAATGGAATAGCCGGTCTCCATGAGGTAGAGGGGGAAGAGTATCCAGACTATCAGGCCCGGCGCTATCAGAGTGTGGTAGAGCATGTAGGCCTTTGCTTCCCTTGGAATCTCGCTCCAGCGCATGGAAAGATGTGAAAACATGTGCATTTAACATTTGCGAAGGCACTTCACATAAATCAGTGCCTCCTCGCCCCACTCCGGATAGGGGTCAATCAACGCCACCCTAACAAAGCCCCTCCGCTCGTAGAACCGCCTCGTCTTGTCGTAGGGTTTATACGAGAGGTCGCCCGAGGTCTTGACGATCAGAACTTCAAAGTTAGCTTTGGCCCACATCTCGACGAAGCGCAACAGCCCAGTCCCGATGCCTCTCCCTCTAAACTCCCTCCTGACGGCCATCCAGAGGATTTCGAGGGCCTTATCTTTGATAGGCTTGACTGTTATAAAGGCGAGAACTTGGTCTTTCTCAACAGCTATGAACGTCGTTTCACTTTTAAGGTCGCGTTCCATAGCTTTAATGCCGGCATCGTTGAACCAATCTGGTAAGGTTCTAGCTATCTCAAGGCAGGCTCGCCTTTCGGATTCAGTCTCAAGGGGTTTAATTCTCAATTTCTTTCCCTCAACTCTTGCTTACTAGTTCTTGGCTTTTATATCTGATTTTTCGTACCTCATAATTAAGATTGTTTTTGGCTCCTTGTCTTAATTACGCTGACATATAGTTGAACTTATTTTCATGAAATTTTTCTGACATTAAAACTTTCTAATTGACATGACTAATTTTTACTCGATAAAACAAAATTCTAAATATAGCTATTTAAACTCCAAAATCTTATTTTATATTGGTGATCCCGATGAAGAGGGCACTGGCATTCCTCCTCATATTGCTGGTGGTTCCCTTTGTCGGTGCTGTGAGGTGGGGAGTTGTCTACAACATCAAGGGCTCAACTTACATTCAAGCAGGGTCACCTATGTTTTTTGGAAACACCCTGTACCAAGCTGGCCTATATGAAATTAATTATACCAAGAATTCCTTTTACGTCCTTGGACTTGACCCTGAAACGGGCAAGCTCAAATTTGGAGAAGAGCTTGCGTTTAGTTACAACGGAACTAGGATATGGGGTAAAAGTTTTAGTGGAGGTTCTCCTGCTATCCTAAGAAAACTTCCCAATGGTGACATACTCCTGCTGTTTGCAGCTAAACGTCCTAATTCCATGTCCGCAATAATTGTTGCTGAACTGAGAAAAAATGGAAGTGTTGCATGGGCAAAATATTATCTTCTGTATGGTAGTTTTAACAATAAAGTTGTTGCTAGAGAGCTTATTCCTATAGATGCCGTTGTCTCAGATGGGGAAATATACCTCCTCGCTGAGACTATTGAGTGGTCTAAGCCTCAGCTAGTTCTTCTAAAGTTATCTCAAACTGGGGATGTGATTTGGATCCGCTCTTACGTTGATTCATATGCAGGACTCAGACCCAAGGGGCTTGCAATAGGACCCGATGGAAACATACTAGCCCTCGTAGGCTCTCTGAATCCGATTCTCCTTTGGTTTACCAAGAATGGAGAGATTATCAAGTCCGTTGCGTTAGACTTTGGAACACCTGCAGGAGTAGTTGGACCCTTTGTTCATGGAGATGAAATATACATCGCAGGTCACGTCAAAGAAAATGGCTATTTCATACCGTTTATAATGGCTATTGACAAGACAGGAAATGTTCTTTGGGCTGAGAAGTTTCCCGACGCTGGCTATGACTTTGTTTCGGTCAAATTTGGAGATAAGATATATATTCTTGGAAAGGCTGTCTCAGCTTTTCAGAAATCCAATTACAATCGGCGTGTCTGGATTCTCAGCTTGGACAGAAAAGGAAAACCTGTATGGAACATTCTAACTGGAGACTCTGCGATGATTATGGATGAATATGGGGGAATGACGATTAACGATGCACTCTACGTTGTTTACTATCGGAATTTCATCATGGCAAGAGGACTTGTGTTCATGAGTGTTGGAAAGGATGGTTCAGTTCCCTGCTCTCATTTATCTCCAGAAATTAAACCCACTTCCTTAACCGTTACAATTAAGCAGGCTTCTCTTCCAAAAACTGAAGACCTCACCGTTAAAGTCCTTCAAGTAAGTGCAGATGTTAACAAGCTCGATATCTCCTCCTCAAGTCTCTGTCCGGGTTCAAGTCCAGCCTCAACGTCATCTCCACGTCCAACATCCTCGAGCTCTTCCTCTACGTCTTCTTCATATCCACCCATAATACAGCCCTCCCAGACTCATACAACCAAATCCAGTTCTTCACCTATTCAGAGCTCCAGTACACATTACAGCTCGACCAGAGAAATAACTTCGAGTTCTACATCTAAGAAAAGCACGTGTGGACCAGGTCTTTTGATTATCTTACCTTTGATTTTGCTATTAAAAAGAAGAAGTCTCTAATTTCTCTTTGATTCTCAAATTTTAGATTTTTGTTTCTTGCATTGAAAACGAAGAACTTAACTCTTGATATAGAGGCTCGTCCTTTCCGCTATTGAGATACTCTCGCAGTTGAGGAAATTGTGGCGAACTCAAGGGGCTCAAGGAGATGAGCTTCTCGCCGACTCTGGTATAAATTCGTGGGGGCTTCCTTCCGTATTCCCTGGCCCCTGTAGTCTGGGTGAACCCTCAGGCCTTTAGGCCAACAACATTTCCGGATAAAAGCGTGAGCTTCGCCGTGCCGATGACCTTTCCATCGAGTTCCAGCACGTAGAAGTTGTCGCCGAGCCACTCATCAAAGACCCCCGCCAGGTAGTCCTCGCCATCCCACGTC
This window contains:
- a CDS encoding ABC transporter ATP-binding protein, whose translation is MKELLKVEHLTKIFTSGLIGGFEIRAVDDVSFSIREGEIVSLVGESGSGKTTVGKLILRLLMPTSGKLLFEGRDVIKMKKKELKQYYYRRVQAVFQDPFASFNPLHTIDKVFDFVFDSYFPELDKNERDEMIDKALLQVGLNPDQIRGKFPHQLSGGQLQRILIARALLLKPKLLIADEIVSMLDASTRIDVLNLVGDFRDKYGTSVLFVTHDLALGYYISDTTIIMYRGTIVEMGNTEKVFHNPLHPYTQMLLESVPDLNVKWEFKGIEPEKEEESVYSIHGCRYAPRCHRATEKCFRVRPELREVEKHHWVACHLYE
- a CDS encoding GNAT family N-acetyltransferase: MRIKPLETESERRACLEIARTLPDWFNDAGIKAMERDLKSETTFIAVEKDQVLAFITVKPIKDKALEILWMAVRREFRGRGIGTGLLRFVEMWAKANFEVLIVKTSGDLSYKPYDKTRRFYERRGFVRVALIDPYPEWGEEALIYVKCLRKC
- a CDS encoding ABC transporter substrate-binding protein, with amino-acid sequence MHILEVQRMKKPLVAIIVVMFALSIFGQPHEVVAQTQLPRDETLYVGGGLWSQPNNFNPTVSWAAVTGTIGLIYETLFLYDPLKDQLEPWLAESGKWISNNTYRVVLKKGLTWQDGKPLTAEDVKFTFDYAKEHKGLSYSSIWGWLKEVKVVDNRTVDFIFSEPHYEEWKYWIYNVAIIPEHIWKNIDKPESFANTENPIGSGMYKLYKTDQMRFILVRNDNWWGIKYYGKPAPKYIVYVIVYSNNLALSMLVKGDLDWSNFFIPGIPDVKSKYGIVTWFDKPPYHLPINTAFLFLNNQKTPLNNPEFRRAIAYAINPEEIAARASQNQVKPANPTGLLIDYPVFKKIYYPEAVKEYGFSYNPEEAKKILDKLGYKDINGDGYRETPDGKPLRFTIEVPYGWTDWMEMARIISENLQMVGIRVDPKFPDYGKYWDDITKGEFDMAINNFGSQVYATPWQWFNWVLDPNVAPIGKATYSGNWGRYKNERVTELLRLINTERDENKKIQYYHELQVIFLKDLPYIPLIYNGAWFEASPQYWTNWPTEHNPYALPITWQNYWQMGGLKVLLNIKPATSTSTSSTPATSSQSPVPSTSASSSSTTTQPTSTTSTGGTKICGPALLVGLAIVPLLLRKRRK
- the bgaS gene encoding beta-galactosidase BgaS, with protein sequence MFPEDFYWGVSQSGFQFEMGDKYRRHIDANTDWWHWVRDKINIEKGLVSGDLPEEGINNYELYETDHEIAKNMGLNTYRIGIEWSRIFPWPTTHIDTEYSMDTSYDLIKDIKISKETLRELDEIANQREVFYYRKVITSLREKGFKVIVNLNHFTLPYWLHDPITAREKALTNNRNGWVNKRSVIEFAKFAAYIAYKFGDIVDMWSTFNEPMVVVELGYLAPYSGFPPGVMNPEAVKLAILNMINAHVLGYKMIKKFDRKKADKDSKEKADVGIIYNNIGVAYPENPKDKKDVEAAENDNFFHSRLFLEAITWGKLNIEFDGETFVKLPYLKGNDWIGINYYTREVVKWQDPKFPMLPLISFKGVPGYGYACRPGMSSKSGRPVSDIGWEIYPEGIYDSIVEAERYGLPLYITENGVADSKDVLRPYYIASHLAMVEKALEEGHEVKGYLHWALTDNYEWPLGFRMRFGLYEVNLITKERKPRKRSVEIFKKIIFGETTKGLAEEFKVGQGG
- a CDS encoding ABC transporter permease, which gives rise to MSMRETFRIALKNPKFKIGITIVFIMALIALVGPLLTPFDNMGYYPIKFGNTTFSKPTTPSLPPMSKDVVYGPEGIVNVTHYLGTDSFGRDIYAQLTYGMRSSFLVGITAGGLATILGLLIGFIAGYKGGWTDEILMMITNIMLVIPTMALLIIIAAYLPYRGVAIESIIIGLTAWPWTARAVRAQTLSLKNREFVHLARLSGLSDFKIIFTQIMPNIISYVFMVFILQFGGAILAAVGLDFIGLGPTKGMSLGIMLQQAVLWNAITLGYWWWAIPPGLVIAILITGLYFINTGLDEVFNPRLRRE
- a CDS encoding ABC transporter ATP-binding protein, with the protein product MAMLTVEDLKIYYSTPIGHVKAVDGVSFEVKKGEVFGIAGESGCGKSTLVHSLILRKPPMIHIGGKALFKGRDLMTMDLKESKKIRYTELSIIPQYAMNALNPTKKIRDIVWDLAREHGYNNRKEIENILRERLEMVKLSSKVANMYPVELSGGMRQRATMVVSTLLNPDLLIADEVTSALDVTTQRVVIELLHHFMEEGIVKSIIFVTHDLALLDKIADRIMIMYAGKVVEIGPTEEVINEPAHPYTQLLLSALPRLGIQYKKQKLRGIPGYPISLLNPPKGCRFYTRCPHAFEKCPHVEPELIEVGRDHYASCHLLGGGNQ
- a CDS encoding type II toxin-antitoxin system VapC family toxin, with amino-acid sequence MLPEKIALDPISFLKLTRKQNKEILEFILAEFQVYLPVPAVSSYLITKIALGKDIEEELKILREVFNIVETSDDLMKKMAELGGALVQKGIAPNFSDLIVVASALLTESLLVVNDKHVKKYEIFSKYGLDFISYTKFLEEIESFVEEEARKVVK
- a CDS encoding ABC transporter permease, whose translation is MMSGIKRYLLRKTIIYILTFFFAVTIDFIIPRAMPGDPIAVLLSRFATLPEAAKYLHSYFMQAFGLNKPLWEQYLSFWNAVLHGDLGVSIYYYPKPVAEILKEALPYDIALLFPALVASWFVGNWLGALAGKNRKLDTYLMPVFYFLQASPYFWLAILLSYVFTFKLGWFPISGAYSYGIIPSLSWEFIKDYLYHWILPFLSLFMVQLGGWAIGMRNMIIYEIEADYVRYLEALGASEKTLMKHAFKNAMLPQVTGLAIQLGLLVAGNVTVQIVFSYPGIGYVLMQGIMNQDYFLIQGAFLVIILTVLVANFVIDLLYALIDPRVRTSYTEEGT